In Amycolatopsis jiangsuensis, the following proteins share a genomic window:
- a CDS encoding DUF2461 domain-containing protein: protein MKFSGFGEHAVEFYDGLLADNSKPYWADHVEIYKTHVREPMEALLGELQAEFGAGFGEGKVFRPYRDVRFARDKTPYKTHCGGVIEAGRGGGAYYVELGPAGLRAGGGCFHLASDQLARFRAAVDTELHGPALERILAALRRKGWEILGDRLKSRPRGYAEDHPRLDLLRYRSVYAIRAWQPDDFLHEREALTRVRTAWRQLREFNEWARDHVGPSEQPRR from the coding sequence GTGAAGTTCAGCGGATTCGGGGAGCACGCCGTCGAGTTCTACGACGGGCTGCTCGCGGACAACTCCAAGCCCTACTGGGCAGACCACGTCGAAATCTACAAGACCCACGTGCGCGAGCCGATGGAGGCGCTGCTCGGCGAGCTGCAGGCCGAGTTCGGTGCCGGCTTCGGCGAGGGCAAGGTGTTCCGCCCCTACCGCGACGTGCGGTTCGCCCGCGACAAGACGCCGTACAAGACCCACTGCGGCGGGGTGATCGAGGCGGGCCGCGGCGGTGGTGCCTACTACGTCGAGCTGGGCCCGGCCGGGCTGCGCGCCGGCGGCGGCTGCTTCCACCTCGCGTCCGACCAGCTGGCCCGGTTCCGCGCCGCGGTGGACACCGAGCTGCACGGCCCGGCGCTGGAGAGGATCCTGGCCGCGTTGCGCCGGAAGGGCTGGGAAATCCTGGGCGACCGGCTCAAGTCGCGCCCGCGCGGATACGCCGAGGACCACCCGCGTCTCGATCTGCTCCGGTACCGCTCGGTGTACGCGATCCGGGCCTGGCAGCCGGACGACTTCCTGCACGAGCGCGAGGCGCTGACCCGGGTGCGCACGGCGTGGCGGCAGCTGCGCGAGTTCAACGAATGGGCCCGTGACCACGTCGGGCCGAGCGAGCAGCCCCGCCGCTGA
- a CDS encoding glycoside hydrolase family 18 protein: protein MSRPRSRRRTLSLLAGLASVALAAVAPAVPATATPAGPAASESEQASVGKVVGYFTDWGVYQRNYHVKNIETSGSAAKLTHINYAFGNVTNGGCAVGDSFADYEKTYDAAGSVDGVADTWDQPLAGSFNQLKKLKAQHPGLKVIWSFGGWSWSGGFGQAAQNPAAFADSCYNLVNDPRWAGLFDGIDIDWEYPNACGLSCDTSGPDALKNVLSALRAKFGSSKLVTAAITADGSDGGKIDAADYAGAAQYVDWYNVMTYDFFGAWAAQGPTAPHSPLTSYDGIPTAGFYSDAAIQKLKAKGVPSEKLLLGIGFYGRGWTGVTQDAPGGTATGPAPGTYEQGIEDYKVLKSSCPATGTVAGTAYAKCGSNWWSYDTPSTIVGKVSYAKDQGLGGAMFWELSGDTTGGELIGALAQ, encoded by the coding sequence ATGTCCCGTCCGCGCAGCAGAAGACGCACGCTGTCCCTCCTGGCCGGCCTGGCGAGCGTGGCACTCGCCGCCGTCGCGCCGGCCGTACCCGCCACCGCCACCCCCGCCGGTCCCGCCGCGTCCGAGAGCGAGCAGGCCTCGGTCGGCAAGGTCGTCGGGTACTTCACCGATTGGGGCGTCTACCAGCGCAACTACCACGTCAAGAACATCGAGACGTCCGGTTCGGCCGCGAAGCTGACGCACATCAACTACGCGTTCGGCAACGTCACGAACGGTGGCTGCGCGGTCGGCGACTCCTTCGCCGACTACGAGAAGACCTACGACGCGGCGGGCAGCGTCGACGGTGTCGCCGACACCTGGGACCAGCCGCTCGCGGGCAGCTTCAACCAGCTGAAGAAGCTGAAGGCCCAGCATCCCGGGCTCAAGGTCATCTGGTCGTTCGGCGGCTGGAGCTGGTCGGGCGGGTTCGGGCAGGCCGCCCAGAACCCGGCCGCCTTCGCGGACTCCTGCTACAACCTGGTCAACGACCCTCGCTGGGCCGGCCTGTTCGACGGGATCGACATCGACTGGGAGTACCCGAACGCCTGCGGGCTCAGCTGCGACACCAGCGGGCCGGACGCGCTGAAGAACGTGCTTTCCGCGCTGCGCGCCAAGTTCGGCTCGTCGAAACTGGTCACCGCGGCGATCACCGCGGACGGCTCCGACGGCGGCAAGATCGACGCGGCCGACTACGCCGGGGCCGCGCAGTACGTCGACTGGTACAACGTGATGACCTACGACTTCTTCGGCGCCTGGGCAGCGCAGGGGCCGACCGCCCCGCATTCGCCGCTGACGAGCTATGACGGCATTCCCACCGCGGGCTTCTACTCCGACGCCGCGATCCAGAAGCTGAAGGCGAAGGGCGTTCCGTCCGAGAAACTGTTGCTGGGCATCGGTTTCTACGGCCGGGGCTGGACCGGTGTGACCCAGGACGCGCCCGGCGGCACCGCCACCGGACCGGCACCCGGAACCTATGAACAGGGCATCGAGGACTACAAGGTGCTCAAGTCCAGCTGCCCGGCCACCGGCACGGTCGCGGGCACCGCGTACGCCAAGTGCGGCTCGAACTGGTGGAGCTACGACACCCCGTCCACCATCGTGGGCAAGGTGTCCTACGCGAAGGACCAGGGCCTCGGCGGAGCGATGTTCTGGGAGCTCTCCGGTGACACCACCGGCGGCGAGCTGATCGGCGCGCTCGCGCAGTGA
- a CDS encoding S41 family peptidase, producing MFLAAMAALSVVAVPAESTVDGVWQTDGYRQLIEVHAGKLTTYDVTEVGCLPGAVTGTGDGTTFTTNEGLVATLDRRAATLSFDGDLGVRSLRRLSRLPAECRSTPSADPLSTFDVFWHTFAENYPFFAAKGVDWQAQGISARREVAAHPEQLYDVLCGLIMPLRDAHVGLFAPGKRCTSTRSGTPDPTTTVPRAVAVADANLGAPVRRWAEGAIAYADLPGDAGYLRIRSFQGYTDTFAGDQALLGKALDEIFTAERVSTLRNLILDVRVNGGGADPLGLQVAARLTDVPHFAYAKCARNDPHDPARFTSPQPFVVRPAAGPRYTGPLAVLIGNLDVSAGETFVQALVNRHPRPVLVGAPTQGVYSDVMDRALPLPGWRVDVPNEQYLDPRGRTYDGTGIGPDVTVPVFTPQDLTAGRDPALAAARRSAG from the coding sequence ATGTTCCTGGCAGCCATGGCTGCGCTCTCCGTCGTAGCGGTGCCCGCCGAATCCACTGTGGACGGTGTATGGCAGACCGACGGCTACCGGCAGCTGATCGAGGTCCACGCCGGGAAGCTCACCACGTACGACGTCACCGAGGTCGGCTGCCTTCCGGGTGCGGTCACCGGAACCGGCGACGGAACCACGTTCACCACCAATGAAGGTTTGGTCGCGACGCTCGACCGGCGCGCCGCCACCTTGAGCTTCGATGGCGACCTGGGTGTGCGGTCGCTGCGGCGGCTGTCGCGACTGCCCGCGGAATGCCGCTCCACTCCGTCCGCAGATCCACTGTCCACTTTTGACGTTTTCTGGCACACGTTCGCCGAGAACTACCCGTTCTTCGCCGCGAAAGGCGTCGACTGGCAGGCGCAGGGGATCTCCGCGCGTCGCGAGGTGGCTGCCCATCCGGAACAGCTGTACGACGTCCTTTGTGGACTCATCATGCCGCTGCGCGACGCCCACGTCGGCTTGTTCGCCCCCGGCAAGCGGTGCACTTCGACGCGGTCCGGCACGCCGGATCCGACGACCACCGTCCCGCGCGCGGTAGCAGTCGCCGATGCGAACCTCGGCGCGCCCGTGCGGCGCTGGGCCGAAGGTGCGATCGCGTACGCGGACCTGCCCGGCGATGCGGGATACCTGCGGATCCGGAGTTTTCAGGGCTATACCGACACTTTCGCCGGTGATCAAGCCCTGCTGGGCAAGGCGCTCGACGAGATCTTCACCGCGGAACGGGTTTCCACGCTGCGCAACCTGATCCTGGACGTGCGCGTGAACGGTGGTGGTGCCGATCCGCTCGGGCTCCAGGTCGCCGCTCGGCTCACCGACGTTCCCCATTTCGCGTACGCCAAGTGCGCCCGCAACGATCCACACGACCCGGCGCGGTTCACCTCGCCGCAGCCTTTCGTGGTCCGCCCGGCCGCCGGCCCGCGCTACACCGGTCCGCTCGCGGTGCTGATCGGCAACCTGGATGTGTCGGCGGGGGAGACCTTCGTCCAGGCGCTGGTGAACCGCCATCCGCGTCCGGTCCTCGTCGGAGCGCCCACCCAGGGCGTCTACTCGGATGTCATGGACCGCGCGCTGCCGCTGCCCGGCTGGCGGGTGGACGTGCCGAACGAGCAGTACCTGGACCCGCGGGGCCGAACCTACGACGGGACCGGAATCGGGCCGGACGTGACGGTCCCGGTCTTCACGCCGCAGGACCTCACCGCCGGCCGCGACCCGGCACTGGCCGCGGCGCGGCGGTCAGCGGGGTAG
- a CDS encoding 6-phosphofructokinase, with the protein MRVGVLTGGGDCPGLNAVIRAVVRKGIEVHGWDFVGFRNGWQGPLTGDSRPLGLADVEDILTRGGTILRSSRTNPYKVEGGVEKIRKVLADQGVDALVAIGGEDTLGVAKRLTDDGIGVVGVPKTIDNDLGATDYTFGFDTAVSIATEAIDRLHTTAESHHRALVVEVMGRHAGWIALHSGLAGGASVILVPERQFSVDQVVKWVEQRFEKEYAPIIVVAEGALPEGGEEKLLTGEKDAFGHVRLGGIGTWLADEIASRTGKESRAVVLGHVQRGGTPTAYDRVLATRFGLQAVDAVADGDFGVMVALKGTDIVRVKLSEATAELKTVPAERYEEAEVFFG; encoded by the coding sequence ATGCGTGTCGGTGTGCTGACCGGTGGCGGGGACTGCCCCGGCCTGAACGCGGTGATCCGCGCGGTGGTCCGCAAGGGCATCGAGGTGCACGGCTGGGATTTCGTCGGCTTCCGCAACGGGTGGCAGGGTCCGCTCACCGGGGACAGCCGGCCGCTGGGTCTCGCCGACGTCGAGGACATCCTCACCCGCGGGGGCACCATCCTGCGGTCCTCGCGGACCAACCCGTACAAGGTCGAGGGCGGCGTCGAGAAGATCCGCAAGGTGCTGGCCGACCAGGGCGTGGACGCGCTGGTCGCGATCGGCGGCGAGGACACCCTCGGCGTGGCGAAGCGGCTGACCGACGACGGCATCGGCGTCGTCGGCGTGCCCAAGACGATCGACAACGACCTCGGCGCCACCGACTACACGTTCGGCTTCGACACCGCGGTCTCCATCGCGACCGAGGCGATCGACCGGCTGCACACCACCGCCGAGTCGCACCACCGCGCGCTCGTGGTCGAGGTCATGGGCCGGCACGCGGGCTGGATCGCGCTGCACTCCGGCCTCGCCGGTGGCGCGAGCGTGATCCTGGTGCCGGAGCGGCAGTTCTCCGTCGACCAGGTCGTGAAGTGGGTCGAGCAGCGGTTCGAGAAGGAGTACGCGCCGATCATCGTGGTCGCCGAGGGCGCGCTGCCCGAGGGCGGCGAGGAGAAGCTGCTGACCGGGGAGAAGGACGCGTTCGGGCACGTGCGGCTCGGCGGGATCGGCACCTGGCTGGCCGACGAGATCGCCTCGCGCACCGGCAAGGAGTCGCGTGCGGTGGTGCTCGGTCACGTGCAGCGCGGTGGTACGCCGACCGCCTACGACCGGGTGCTGGCCACCCGGTTCGGCCTGCAGGCGGTGGACGCGGTGGCCGACGGCGACTTCGGTGTGATGGTCGCGCTGAAGGGCACCGACATCGTCCGGGTCAAGCTTTCCGAGGCGACTGCCGAGCTGAAGACCGTGCCCGCCGAACGGTACGAAGAAGCCGAAGTCTTCTTCGGCTGA
- a CDS encoding 3-deoxy-7-phosphoheptulonate synthase: MTTPSLLSAPVGPGALDQQRTTAVSPLISPALLREEHPVDADVAEVVQTGRARTLDILDGRDDRLAVMVGPCSVHDPAAALDYARRLAEKAGQLRGELHVVMRVYFEKPRTTLGWKGLINDPDLDGTFAVNKGLRIARKLLLDVSALGLPVGCEFLDPITPQFISDVVTWGSIGARTAASQVHRQLCSALSMPVGIKNSTEGDVQVAVDATRAAAASHVFPGITLDGLAALMTTAGNSDCHVILRGSSAGPNHDPDSVADTLGRLAKSGLPQRLVVDASHGNSGKDHVRQAGVVRELAARIAGGERGIAGLMLESNLVAGRQELVLGRGGDLAYGQSITDACLDWDTTDGLLDTLAAAVRDRR; this comes from the coding sequence ATGACCACCCCTTCCCTGCTCTCCGCGCCCGTCGGTCCTGGTGCGCTCGACCAGCAGCGCACCACCGCGGTGAGCCCGCTGATCTCCCCCGCGCTGCTGCGCGAAGAGCATCCCGTGGACGCCGACGTGGCCGAGGTCGTGCAGACCGGTCGCGCGCGGACCCTCGACATCCTCGACGGCCGGGACGACCGGCTCGCGGTGATGGTCGGCCCGTGCTCCGTGCACGACCCCGCCGCGGCGCTGGACTACGCACGGCGGCTCGCCGAGAAGGCCGGGCAGCTGCGCGGCGAGCTGCACGTGGTGATGCGCGTGTACTTCGAGAAGCCGCGCACCACGCTGGGCTGGAAGGGCCTGATCAACGATCCCGATCTCGACGGCACGTTCGCGGTGAACAAGGGTCTGCGGATCGCCAGGAAGCTGCTGCTCGACGTGTCCGCACTCGGGTTGCCGGTGGGCTGCGAGTTCCTCGACCCGATCACCCCGCAGTTCATCTCGGACGTGGTGACCTGGGGTTCGATCGGCGCGCGCACGGCGGCCAGCCAGGTGCACCGGCAGCTGTGCAGTGCGCTGTCCATGCCGGTGGGGATCAAGAACTCGACCGAGGGCGACGTCCAGGTCGCGGTGGACGCCACCCGCGCGGCCGCCGCGTCGCACGTGTTCCCCGGGATCACCCTCGACGGCCTCGCCGCGCTCATGACGACCGCGGGCAACTCCGACTGCCACGTGATCCTGCGCGGGAGCTCGGCCGGACCGAACCACGATCCGGACTCGGTGGCCGACACGCTCGGCCGGCTCGCGAAGTCCGGGCTGCCGCAGCGCCTGGTGGTCGACGCGAGCCACGGCAACAGCGGCAAGGACCACGTCCGCCAGGCCGGGGTCGTGCGTGAGCTGGCCGCCCGGATCGCCGGCGGCGAACGCGGGATCGCCGGGCTGATGCTGGAGAGCAACCTCGTCGCCGGACGTCAGGAACTCGTGCTCGGCAGGGGCGGCGACCTCGCCTACGGCCAGTCGATCACCGACGCCTGCCTGGACTGGGACACCACCGACGGCCTACTGGACACCTTGGCCGCCGCGGTCCGCGATCGCCGCTGA
- a CDS encoding polyadenylate-specific 3'-exoribonuclease AS, with protein sequence MRFFYDTEFIEDGVTIDLVSIGVVDERGREFYAVSTDFDPDRAGPWVRENVLPKLPSPADPAWRGRERIRTDLLEFFGKPPGGIELWAWFAAYDHVALAQLWGPMPALPRQLPRFTRDLRQRWEDAGKPKLPAAPTDQHDALADARHNRDRWDVIDTAFRRRP encoded by the coding sequence GTGCGTTTTTTCTACGACACCGAGTTCATCGAGGACGGCGTGACGATCGACCTGGTGTCGATCGGTGTCGTTGACGAGCGCGGCCGTGAGTTCTACGCCGTGTCCACCGATTTCGATCCGGACCGGGCCGGGCCCTGGGTCCGCGAGAACGTGCTGCCCAAACTGCCCTCGCCGGCCGACCCGGCGTGGCGCGGCCGCGAGCGGATCCGCACCGACCTGCTGGAGTTCTTCGGCAAGCCGCCCGGCGGGATCGAGCTGTGGGCCTGGTTCGCCGCCTACGACCACGTGGCGCTCGCCCAGCTGTGGGGGCCGATGCCGGCGTTGCCCCGCCAGCTGCCCCGGTTCACCCGCGACCTGCGTCAGCGGTGGGAGGACGCGGGCAAGCCGAAGCTGCCCGCGGCCCCCACCGACCAGCACGACGCACTGGCCGACGCCCGGCACAACCGGGACCGCTGGGACGTCATCGACACCGCGTTCCGCCGCCGTCCGTGA
- a CDS encoding lysophospholipid acyltransferase family protein: protein MLYLLMKWVFIGPLLKTLWPTKVVGAENIPETGGAILAGNHLAVADSFFMPLRVKRKVTFPAKSEYFTEPGFKGLLKKWFFTGVGQFPIDRSGGNAAQAALDTATRLVTEGHLLGIYPEGTRSPDGRLYKGKTGVARIALESRGVVVPVAMVGTDKVNPIGSKMWWPRRLEIRFGTPLDFSRYDGLAGDRFIERSITDEIMYALMELSGQEYVDIYAAKAKELLAAEAAGAKPSVPAQPSVREADRVPQTKAG from the coding sequence GTGCTGTACTTGCTGATGAAGTGGGTGTTCATCGGACCGCTGCTGAAGACGCTGTGGCCCACCAAGGTCGTCGGCGCGGAGAACATCCCGGAGACCGGCGGGGCCATCCTGGCCGGCAACCACCTGGCGGTGGCCGACTCGTTCTTCATGCCGCTGCGGGTCAAGCGCAAGGTCACCTTCCCGGCGAAGTCCGAGTACTTCACCGAACCGGGGTTCAAGGGCCTGCTCAAGAAGTGGTTCTTCACCGGCGTCGGCCAGTTCCCGATCGACCGCTCCGGCGGCAACGCCGCGCAGGCGGCGCTGGACACGGCCACCCGCCTGGTCACCGAAGGCCACCTGCTCGGCATCTACCCGGAGGGCACCCGCTCGCCGGACGGGCGGCTGTACAAGGGCAAGACCGGCGTCGCCCGGATCGCGCTGGAGTCCCGCGGCGTGGTGGTCCCGGTGGCCATGGTCGGCACGGACAAGGTCAACCCGATCGGCTCGAAGATGTGGTGGCCGCGCCGGCTGGAGATCCGCTTCGGCACGCCGCTGGACTTCTCCCGCTACGACGGGCTGGCCGGCGACCGGTTCATCGAACGCTCGATCACCGACGAGATCATGTACGCGCTGATGGAGCTCTCCGGCCAGGAGTACGTGGACATCTACGCGGCCAAGGCCAAGGAACTGCTCGCCGCGGAGGCGGCCGGTGCGAAGCCCTCGGTGCCCGCGCAGCCGTCGGTCCGCGAGGCCGACCGTGTGCCGCAGACCAAGGCGGGTTAG
- a CDS encoding alpha/beta hydrolase yields MGVLAGAEPFAFPGTSGAGFLLCHGFTGTPAGLRGWGEHLSAAGFAVRCPLLPGHGTRWPDLNRTTWQDWYGAVREELLALRAGCDQVFVGGLSMGGTLALALAQEFGWISGLVLVNPSVTRLSADAKLLPLLSRVVPSVPAIANDIAKPGETELAYPRTPVRAAASLARLWKKVRADLPKVTQPVLLLHSRVDHVVEPENARIVLSGVSSADVTEVVLENSFHVATQDHDADLIFSRSVDFARAPRAGQVGAG; encoded by the coding sequence ATGGGCGTGCTCGCCGGCGCGGAACCGTTCGCCTTCCCCGGCACGTCCGGCGCGGGCTTCCTGCTCTGCCACGGGTTCACCGGCACCCCGGCCGGGCTGCGCGGCTGGGGCGAGCACCTGTCCGCGGCGGGCTTCGCGGTGCGCTGCCCGCTGCTGCCCGGACACGGCACCCGCTGGCCGGATCTCAACCGCACCACCTGGCAGGACTGGTACGGCGCGGTCCGCGAGGAGCTGCTCGCGCTGCGCGCCGGCTGCGACCAGGTGTTCGTCGGCGGGCTGTCCATGGGCGGCACGCTGGCACTGGCGCTGGCGCAGGAGTTCGGATGGATTTCCGGGCTCGTGCTGGTCAACCCGTCGGTGACGCGGCTGAGCGCGGACGCGAAGCTGCTGCCGCTGCTGTCCCGGGTGGTTCCGTCGGTCCCGGCGATCGCGAATGACATCGCCAAACCCGGGGAGACCGAGCTGGCCTACCCGCGCACGCCGGTCCGTGCCGCGGCGAGCCTCGCGCGGCTGTGGAAGAAGGTGCGCGCCGACCTGCCGAAGGTGACACAGCCGGTGCTGCTGCTGCATTCCCGGGTCGACCACGTGGTGGAGCCGGAGAACGCGCGGATCGTGCTGTCCGGGGTGTCCAGCGCGGACGTGACCGAGGTGGTGCTGGAGAACAGCTTCCACGTCGCGACCCAGGACCACGACGCGGACCTGATCTTCAGCCGGAGTGTCGACTTCGCCCGGGCGCCCCGGGCGGGACAGGTGGGTGCCGGATGA
- a CDS encoding glutamate--cysteine ligase: MRIDFTPSARSTVGAEWELALVDRRSGELRSVAEKLLEAVRPEGACEHPRIKQELLLNTIEVISGARRAVAEVKADLAAALDEVHRVADPLGVELFSAGSHPFSSWYRQKVTDEERYAKLIDRTRWWGRQMLIYGVHVHVGLDHRDKVLPVLDALLCHAPHLQALSASSPYWSGEDTGYASNRALMFQQLPTAGLPFQFREWAELEHYVDDMFTTGVIDSFSEIRWDIRPAPHFGTIETRVCDGLPTLHEVGAITALTQCLVEDFSTRLDRGETLPVLPPWHVQENKWRAARYGTDAIVILDAAGRERLVTDDLADLLERLEPVARRLDCARELGDVAEILRVGASYQRQRAVAKSYDGSLKAVVASLVAEMRDGVPHSPHS, from the coding sequence ATGCGGATCGATTTCACCCCGTCGGCGCGCTCCACGGTCGGCGCCGAATGGGAGCTGGCGCTGGTGGACCGGCGCAGCGGCGAGCTGCGCTCGGTCGCGGAGAAGCTGCTCGAGGCGGTGCGCCCGGAGGGCGCCTGCGAGCACCCGCGGATCAAGCAGGAGCTGCTGCTGAACACGATCGAGGTGATCAGCGGCGCGCGGCGCGCGGTCGCCGAGGTCAAGGCCGATCTGGCCGCCGCGCTGGACGAGGTGCACCGGGTGGCCGACCCGCTCGGCGTGGAGCTGTTCTCCGCCGGCTCGCACCCGTTTTCGTCGTGGTACCGGCAGAAGGTGACCGACGAGGAGCGCTACGCCAAGCTGATCGACCGCACCCGCTGGTGGGGCAGGCAGATGCTGATCTACGGCGTCCACGTGCACGTCGGGCTCGATCACCGGGACAAGGTGCTGCCGGTGCTCGACGCCCTGCTGTGCCACGCCCCGCACCTGCAGGCGTTGTCCGCGTCGTCGCCGTACTGGTCGGGTGAGGACACCGGCTACGCGTCGAACCGGGCGCTGATGTTCCAGCAGCTGCCCACCGCCGGGCTGCCGTTCCAGTTCCGCGAATGGGCCGAGCTGGAGCACTACGTGGACGACATGTTCACCACGGGCGTGATCGACTCCTTCTCGGAGATCCGCTGGGACATCCGGCCGGCCCCGCATTTCGGCACGATCGAGACGCGGGTCTGCGACGGCCTGCCCACTCTGCATGAGGTGGGTGCGATCACCGCGCTCACCCAGTGCCTGGTGGAGGACTTCAGTACCCGGCTGGACCGGGGCGAGACGCTGCCGGTGCTGCCGCCGTGGCACGTGCAGGAGAACAAGTGGCGCGCCGCCCGCTACGGCACCGACGCGATCGTGATCCTCGACGCGGCCGGCCGCGAACGCCTCGTCACCGACGACCTCGCCGACCTGCTGGAGCGCCTGGAACCGGTGGCCCGCCGGCTCGACTGCGCCCGGGAGCTGGGCGACGTCGCGGAAATTCTCCGTGTGGGCGCGAGCTACCAGCGCCAGCGCGCGGTGGCGAAGAGTTACGACGGTTCGTTGAAGGCCGTGGTGGCCTCCCTGGTCGCGGAAATGCGTGACGGCGTCCCACACTCCCCGCACAGCTGA
- a CDS encoding response regulator transcription factor: MEPAPKPPPDHGDLLVVDDEPFLRDAVAASLRFLGFEVTTGGTGAEALGLLRDRPFDLAVLDVMLPDTDGFEVLRRLRRDGCQVPVIFLTAKDTQADKVTGLSIGGDDYLTKPFGLEELAARIRSVLRRARPPGTGPVLTFADLELDQDTYEVRRAGHPVDLSPTEFRLLRFLMLNPGRVLTRGQLLDHVWAYDFGGSSTVVSTYIAYLRRKLAEFGEDLIHTQRGVGYRLRLPHPAATDER; this comes from the coding sequence ATGGAACCGGCCCCGAAGCCGCCTCCGGACCACGGTGACCTGCTGGTGGTCGACGACGAACCGTTCCTTCGGGACGCGGTCGCCGCTTCGTTGCGCTTCCTCGGCTTCGAGGTGACCACCGGCGGGACCGGCGCGGAGGCGCTCGGCCTGCTGCGGGACCGGCCGTTCGACCTGGCGGTACTGGACGTCATGCTGCCGGATACCGACGGCTTCGAGGTGCTGCGCAGGTTGCGCCGGGACGGCTGCCAGGTGCCGGTGATCTTCCTGACCGCCAAGGACACCCAGGCGGACAAGGTCACCGGGCTGAGCATCGGCGGCGACGACTACCTGACCAAACCGTTCGGGCTGGAGGAGCTGGCCGCCCGGATCCGCTCGGTACTGCGCCGCGCCCGCCCGCCCGGGACCGGGCCGGTGCTCACCTTCGCCGATCTCGAGCTCGATCAGGACACCTACGAGGTACGCCGCGCCGGTCATCCGGTTGACCTGTCCCCGACCGAGTTCCGGCTGCTGCGGTTCCTGATGCTCAACCCGGGCAGGGTGCTGACCCGCGGACAGCTGCTGGATCATGTGTGGGCCTACGACTTCGGCGGCTCCAGCACCGTGGTGTCCACCTACATCGCCTATCTCCGGCGCAAGCTGGCGGAGTTCGGCGAGGACCTGATCCACACCCAGCGCGGCGTCGGCTACCGGCTGCGGCTGCCCCACCCGGCGGCCACCGATGAACGCTGA